A region from the Benincasa hispida cultivar B227 chromosome 10, ASM972705v1, whole genome shotgun sequence genome encodes:
- the LOC120089267 gene encoding L-type lectin-domain containing receptor kinase IX.1-like, with translation MARFLYAFSSHFILFLYLPLSVVSVSFKIDQFKSNDNTILYQGDAVVFGGEILLSDPDFSCHVGRAIYKDPIQIWDSETAKLTDFTTHFSITIDTRQASDYGQGLAFFLAPSGFHVPPNSAGGFLGLYNKTYSSSIANQIVHVEFDTGINGWDPPYQHVGININSVTSSNHTRWNVSLHSGDLADVWISYNSTIKILSVSWKYQKTSTLLENTTLTYPIDLMTVLPQQATVGFSTATGAYLERHTVSSWEFNSTLDVKPIGKRTGNKVSVIVGITVSVGCLILAAIVIFVALWTLKEKKRKTEQENLEEVNLTSINDDLERGAGPRRFSHKLLAMATDNFSNERKLGEGGFGAVYRGYMPSIDLTVAVKRISRGSRQGRKEYITEVKIISRLRHRNLVQLIGWCHDKGEFLLVYEFMSNGSLDSHLFCKRTPLAWAVRYKIALGLASALLYLHEEWEQCVVHRDIKSSNVMLDSNFNVKLGDFGLARLMDHELGAQTTGLVGTLGYLAPEYISTGRASKESDVYSFGVVALEIATGRVSRTSMEKDSHKGLVEWVWDLYGSGQLIDSMDEKLQLDYDKKQVECLMLVGLWSAYPDPNLRPSIKQVIQVLNFEAAMPNLPNKIPVPTYNAPSTSMGSNEPTFTVSLDMGR, from the coding sequence ATGGCTAGGTTCTTGTATGCATTTTCAAGCCATTTCATCCTGTTTCTCTATCTTCCTCTATCTGTTGTCTCTGTTTCTTTCAAAATAGACCAATTCAAGTCCAATGATAACACCATACTTTATCAAGGAGATGCTGTTGTTTTTGGTGGAGAGATTTTACTAAGTGACCCTGATTTTTCTTGTCATGTTGGTCGAGCTATTTACAAAGATCCTATCCAAATTTGGGATTCTGAAACAGCAAAACTCACTGATTTCACAACCCATTTCTCCATCACCATCGATACAAGACAAGCTTCAGACTATGGCCAAGGCCTTGCTTTTTTCTTGGCCCCATCTGGGTTTCACGTCCCTCCAAATTCAGCTGGTGGGTTTCTTGGCCTTTACAACAAAACCTACAGTAGTTCAATTGCcaatcaaattgttcatgttGAGTTTGATACTGGCATAAATGGCTGGGATCCTCCATATCAGCATGTGGGTATAAATATTAACTCCGTTACTTCTTCTAATCACACACGTTGGAATGTTAGCTTACACAGTGGGGATTTGGCTGATGTGTGGATTTCCTATAATTCAACCATCAAAATCTTGAGTGTATCTTGGAAGTACCAAAAGACATCCACTTTGTTAGAGAATACCACTCTGACTTATCCTATTGATTTAATGACGGTTCTTCCACAACAGGCGACTGTGGGATTCTCAACGGCGACTGGTGCTTATTTAGAGAGACACACGGTATCTTCCTGGGAATTCAACTCTACTTTGGACGTGAAGCCAATAGGTAAAAGAactggaaacaaagttagtgtCATTGTAGGTATAACGGTTTCAGTTGGATGCTTAATTCTTGCGGCAATTGTAATATTTGTTGCACTTTGGACgttgaaggaaaagaaaagaaaaacagagcAAGAAAATCTTGAGGAAGTAAACTTGACATCCATTAATGATGATTTAGAAAGAGGGGCTGGACCAAGAAGGTTTTCTCACAAGCTTCTTGCTATGGCAACCGACAACTTCTCAAATGAAAGAAAGTTAGGGGAAGGAGGATTTGGTGCTGTGTATAGAGGCTACATGCCAAGCATAGATTTGACAGTGGCTGTGAAGAGAATCTCAAGGGGTTCGAGACAGGGGAGAAAAGAGTATATAACTGAAGTAAAGATTATTAGTCGGCTTCGACATCGAAATTTGGTGCAACTCATTGGTTGGTGTCATGATAAGGGTGAGTTCTTGTTGGTTTATGAATTTATGTCTAATGGTAGTCTTGATTCTCATCTCTTTTGCAAGAGAACCCCTCTTGCTTGGGCTGTGAGATACAAGATTGCTTTAGGTTTAGCCTCTGCTTTGCTATATCTTCATGAAGAATGGGAGCAATGCGTGGTTCATAGAGATATTAAATCTAGTAATGTCATGTTGGATTCAAACTTCAATGTCAAGCTTGGAGATTTTGGGCTCGCTCGATTAATGGACCATGAGTTGGGTGCTCAGACAACTGGATTGGTGGGAACTTTGGGCTACTTAGCTCCTGAATACATAAGTACAGGTAGAGCTAGTAAAGAATCTGATGTGTATAGTTTTGGAGTTGTTGCTTTGGAGATTGCCACCGGAAGAGTGTCGAGAACCTCGATGGAAAAGGATTCTCATAAAGGCTTGGTGGAATGGGTTTGGGATCTTTATGGGAGTGGACAACTGATTGATAGCATGGATGAGAAATTGCAATTGGATTATGACAAAAAACAAGTGGAATGTCTGATGCTTGTTGGATTATGGAGTGCTTATCCAGACCCTAATCTTAGACCTTCCATAAAACAAGTGATTCAAGTTCTTAATTTTGAGGCTGCTATGCCAAATCTTCCGAATAAAATTCCTGTTCCTACATATAATGCTCCTTCTACATCCATGGGCTCAAATGAACCTACTTTTACAGTTAGTCTTGACATGGGTCGTTGA